The proteins below come from a single Drosophila teissieri strain GT53w chromosome 3L, Prin_Dtei_1.1, whole genome shotgun sequence genomic window:
- the LOC122616143 gene encoding UPF0415 protein C7orf25 homolog → MEEPEDQEKLYGEAHRKVKLGEELKKALKDFEDLPGVSKVQRKIQQELKFLNKVITTKSVKEHHITSSNFVYYDFLIKTLRLQQGVVDINAVFRLESRDNPLRVDIVANNGLKWVKVIARNSKSVEDAARGCVSIGARSVIDQAEDYLEASELSFCMFQRPKIVFYFSNKIEDSLHEELMDMGVQTASLDSPDTDLDLYATTSNELNLDVTTLLAYVSALTNGSANWVYKEPLLTEQAERERASPLKPLLEKILEGKTLVCCQLAYEAFQSILDIVGGEGERKRAEELMKRVTVYPDVETIPEEFSHIRFTANVNERSLKIFSFGMARQIFTVTSNKAFVRSAKMQGINVPVFVHASVALTEGKQATGRPL, encoded by the exons atgGAGGAGCCAGAGGATCAAGAAAAGCTCTACGGAGAAGCCCACAGGAAAGTGAAACTGGGCGAGGAACTGAAGAAGGCGCTGAAGGACTTTGAAGACCTTCCCGGCGTCAGCAAAGTACAGCGGAAAATTCAGCAAGAGCTCAAGTTTCTAAATAAG GTGATAACTACCAAGTCCGTGAAGGAACATCACATAACGAGCAGCAACTTTGTTTACTACGATTTTCTCATTAAAACACTGCGATTGCAACAAGGAGTAGTCGACATCAACGCCGTCTTCCGCCTGGAGTCTAGGGATAATCCCCTAAGAGTGGACATTGTGGCTAACAATGGCCTCAAGTGGGTGAAGGTGATAGCCAGGAACTCCAAGTCCGTCGAGGACGCGGCCAGGGGATGTGTGAGCATCGGAGCCCGCAGTGTCATTGACCAGGCGGAGGATTATCTGGAGGCCAGCGAACTGAGTTTCTGCATGTTCCAGAGGCCCAAG ATAGTGTTTTACTTCTCCAACAAAATCGAGGATTCCCTGCACGAAGAGCTCATGGACATGGGAGTGCAAACTGCCTCCTTGGACTCACCAGATACCGACTTGGATCTGTACGCCACCACCTCGAATGAACTGAATCTAGATGTGACCACTTTACTGGCCTACGTGAGTGCCCTGACCAACGGATCCGCCAATTGGGTTTACAAGGAGCCGCTGCTCACCGAACAGGCAGAAAGGGAAAGAGCGTCTCCGCTGAAACCGCTCCTTGAGAAAATCCTAGAGGGAAAAACCTTGGTCTGCTGCCAGCTGGCCTACGAAGCCTTCCAGAGCATTTTGGATATTGTCGGAGGCGAAGGTGAACGGAAACGAGCCGAGGAACTGATGAAACGGGTCACCGTTTATCCGGATGTGGAAACTATACCCGAAGAATTCTCGCACATTCGATTCACTGCCAACGTAAACGAGCGAAGTCTGAAAATCTTTAGTTTCGGCATGGCCAGACAAATTTTTACTGTGACTTCGAACAAGGCCTTTGTGAGATCAGCTAAAATGCAG GGTATCAATGTGCCTGTATTTGTCCATGCCTCAGTTGCGCTTACCGAAGGTAAACAGGCCACAGGAAGACCGCTTTAA
- the LOC122616145 gene encoding protein DPCD gives MSYQNWLNYLQSAEKNSMISGRARKVLYKFPDGRQMAEEYNMDTGIVQRRAWKSKSNKIMGESDWEIELGEEPRQLNWSGNKPPGSGEEADPLAGGDFTLRESNTAPLLTKRITKKNIEWRIRNMPYSLDTYNVTADPEKRAIIVRTSNKKYYKVIPVPELDRCGVKPAQESLSVHHQFNTLIITYQKPAILCEMEAQVLLLLKNVETETDMDDLLKGLMAK, from the coding sequence ATGTCCTACCAGAACTGGCTGAACTACCTGCAGTCGGCGGAGAAGAACTCGATGATCAGCGGGCGCGCGCGCAAGGTGCTCTACAAATTCCCGGACGGAAGGCAGATGGCCGAGGAGTACAACATGGACACGGGCATCGTGCAGCGGAGGGCGTGGAAGTCCAAGAGCAACAAGATCATGGGCGAGTCGGACTGGGAAATCGAGCTGGGCGAGGAGCCCCGTCAGCTGAACTGGTCGGGTAACAAGCCACCAGGATCTGGAGAGGAAGCAGACCCCCTAGCCGGCGGAGACTTCACACTGCGGGAGAGCAACACCGCTCCACTGCTGACCAAGCGGATTACCAAGAAGAACATCGAGTGGCGCATCCGCAACATGCCCTACTCCCTGGACACCTACAACGTAACCGCCGATCCCGAGAAGCGGGCCATAATCGTGCGCACCTCGAACAAGAAGTACTACAAGGTCATCCCGGTTCCGGAACTGGACCGCTGTGGGGTCAAGCCCGCGCAGGAGAGCCTCTCGGTGCACCACCAGTTCAACACGCTGATTATAACCTACCAGAAACCAGCGATCCTCTGCGAGATGGAGGCGCAGGTCTTGCTTCTACTCAAAAATGTCGAGACCGAAACCGACATGGATGATCTGTTGAAGGGTCTGATGGCCAAATAA
- the LOC122616146 gene encoding uncharacterized protein LOC122616146, whose translation MDCAPLNLAHFHERRSERFIRNHRYEEAIKALETSLIYMQDAQKRVALPKSKEVLDTLTIDFQRKLRQIEMRKTQHGLNKLKDYAPLKETSPMLPLRPEAGASGAGGSAQSVAKAIDKTVQDFDAKFTSTLVAKASNTLANSEPQMETLRQSDSAKEEHERDPYDQRLGGSGDLDLPSLAPLELPSFDYSLFTSSSAPSLASYAGMAESFQK comes from the exons ATGGACTGCGCACCACTGAACTTG GCCCATTTTCACGAGCGAAGGTCGGAGCGCTTTATTCGCAATCACCGCTATGAGGAGGCCATTAAGGCGCTGGAAACATCCCTAATCTACATGCAGGATGCCCAAAAACGGGTGGCTCTGCCCAAATCCAAGGAAGTTCTGGACACATTAACCATCGATTTTCAGCGCAAACTGCGTCAAATCGAGATGCGAAAAACGCAGCACGGCCTGAACAAGTTGAAGGACTATGCTCCCTTGAAGGAAACCAGTCCCATGTTGCCCCTGCGTCCGGAAGCCGGAGCAAGTGGAGCAGGAGGATCGGCCCAATCCGTGGCCAAGGCAATCGACAAAACAGTGCAGGACTTCGATGCCAAGTTTACCTCTACTCTGGTGGCAAAGGCCTCCAACACACTGGCCAACTCGGAGCCCCAAATGGAGACGCTGAGGCAGAGCGATTCTGCCAAGGAGGAGCACGAACGCGATCCCTATGATCAACGGCTGGGCGGCAGCGGTGACCTGGACTTGCCCTCCCTGGCTCCCTTGGAGCTGCCTTCCTTCGACTACAGCTTGTTCACCAGCTCCTCGGCTCCTTCGCTGGCCAGCTATGCCGGCATGGCTGAGAGCTTCCAGAAATAG